A window of the Geothermobacter hydrogeniphilus genome harbors these coding sequences:
- a CDS encoding sigma-54-dependent transcriptional regulator, translating into MKDEVTGTLLIIDDDRSMRELLEEDLGARGHRVIPAENAAAGRRALQDTEVDLVLTDLNLPGIDGISFCRELHAARPDLPVLIITAFGSLETAIEALRAGAYDFVTKPVDLDLLAHALRRALENRRLQQQIRLLDAEVARSRPSGELSGESRPMRTVRELITRVAGIDSSVLLTGESGTGKELAARALHRLSERGSGPFVAVNCAALPEQLLESELFGHLQGAFTDARNDRRGLFLEAHGGTLLLDEIGEMPLTLQPKLLRALEERRIRPLGGSREIPIDVRLVTATHQDLERAVREGRFREDLFYRLNVISIEMPPLRNRGNDILLLAESFLHEFAARLNKPVQGLSAPVAAQLLGYAWPGNVRELRNVMERAVALTRHDHLTLEDLPPQITRTGNSAQVPELDSDAPLLTLAEVERRYIERVLGEVAGNRSVAARILGIDRKTLYRKLQDD; encoded by the coding sequence ATGAAGGACGAAGTGACCGGCACCCTGCTGATCATCGATGATGACCGTTCCATGCGGGAACTGCTGGAGGAGGATCTCGGCGCCCGCGGCCACCGGGTGATTCCGGCCGAAAACGCTGCCGCCGGTCGCCGGGCGCTGCAGGACACCGAGGTTGACCTGGTCCTGACCGATCTCAACCTGCCCGGCATCGACGGCATCAGTTTCTGTCGCGAACTGCACGCCGCCCGTCCCGACCTGCCGGTGCTGATCATCACCGCCTTCGGTTCCCTGGAAACCGCCATCGAGGCGTTGCGCGCCGGGGCCTACGACTTCGTCACCAAGCCGGTCGACCTCGACCTGCTCGCTCATGCCCTGCGCCGGGCCCTTGAAAACCGCCGGCTGCAGCAGCAGATCCGCCTGCTTGACGCCGAGGTGGCACGCAGCCGACCGAGCGGGGAACTGAGCGGGGAAAGCCGGCCGATGCGCACGGTCCGGGAACTCATCACCCGGGTCGCGGGCATTGACAGCTCGGTGCTGCTGACCGGGGAAAGTGGAACCGGCAAGGAACTGGCCGCCCGCGCCCTGCATCGGCTCAGCGAACGCGGCAGCGGCCCCTTTGTTGCCGTCAACTGCGCCGCTCTGCCGGAACAGCTGCTCGAAAGCGAGCTCTTCGGTCACCTGCAGGGTGCCTTTACCGACGCCCGCAACGACCGCCGCGGCCTCTTTCTCGAAGCCCACGGCGGCACCCTGCTGCTGGATGAAATCGGCGAAATGCCGCTGACCCTGCAACCGAAACTGCTGCGCGCCCTCGAAGAACGCCGGATCCGCCCGCTGGGCGGCAGCCGGGAGATTCCCATCGACGTCCGGCTGGTCACCGCCACCCACCAGGATCTCGAACGGGCGGTCAGGGAAGGACGTTTCCGCGAGGATCTCTTCTACCGATTGAATGTCATCAGTATCGAAATGCCGCCGCTGCGCAACCGCGGCAACGACATCCTGCTGCTGGCGGAGAGCTTTCTGCACGAATTTGCCGCCCGGCTGAACAAGCCGGTTCAGGGGCTCAGTGCTCCGGTCGCCGCTCAACTGCTCGGTTACGCCTGGCCCGGCAATGTCCGGGAACTGCGCAACGTCATGGAACGTGCAGTGGCCCTGACCCGCCACGACCACCTGACCCTGGAGGATCTCCCTCCCCAGATCACCCGGACCGGAAACTCCGCCCAGGTCCCCGAACTCGACAGCGATGCCCCGCTGCTGACCCTGGCGGAAGTCGAGCGCCGTTACATTGAACGGGTGCTGGGAGAGGTTGCCGGCAATCGATCGGTGGCGGCACGGATTCTCGGCATCGATCGCAAAACCCTCTACCGCAAGCTCCAGGACGACTGA
- a CDS encoding sensor histidine kinase, with amino-acid sequence MRLTLKIAVALLLTVALLFAIYSWQTVKRERVQIKANLSREARQVGIVLRQMTAEIWQTRGERGAMIFLKRNRRLEGGQRVRWVWLEGETSDRFTPLQDPKLEATHQGEIVTLLAETDEGKDYLFTYLPLVTPGGRLGAVEVSESLAEMHGYVRESMRRSAFMLATAVACSLLLITVIGSIWVDRPVKKLAAHAERIADGDFSGPVESDSRDEFGLLAGALEKMRGQLASARTADQARLDALEKLRHTERLATLGRLSAGMAHELGTPLNVIAGRAKLLSRDGLTAEEVQRNARIIGDQAQRMTLIMRQLLDFARRGELRKHPLELSGLATTVINLVHPAAEKQGVELQLDIRQPDVRAAADAGQLQQVLINLSMNGIQAMPEGGVLVLRVDRPREVSPPAEVDHPGPWVSLAVSDQGTGIDEKNLQQLFDPFFTTKEIGQGTGLGLSIAWGIARDHGGWIGVESTLGKGSCFTLYLPEYQEQEA; translated from the coding sequence ATGCGCCTGACCCTTAAAATAGCCGTCGCCCTGCTGCTGACCGTCGCCCTGTTGTTCGCCATCTACAGCTGGCAGACGGTCAAGCGGGAGCGGGTTCAGATCAAGGCCAACCTGAGCCGTGAGGCGCGCCAGGTCGGCATCGTGCTGCGCCAGATGACGGCGGAAATCTGGCAGACCCGCGGCGAACGGGGAGCCATGATCTTCCTCAAGCGCAACCGCCGGCTTGAAGGCGGTCAACGGGTCCGCTGGGTCTGGCTGGAAGGGGAGACCAGCGATCGCTTCACTCCACTCCAGGATCCCAAGCTGGAAGCAACCCACCAGGGCGAAATCGTTACCCTGCTGGCTGAAACCGACGAAGGCAAGGACTACCTCTTCACCTATCTGCCGCTGGTCACCCCCGGCGGTCGTCTCGGCGCCGTTGAAGTCAGCGAATCGCTGGCTGAAATGCACGGCTACGTGCGCGAAAGCATGCGCCGCTCGGCCTTTATGCTGGCCACGGCGGTCGCCTGCAGCCTGCTGCTGATCACCGTCATCGGCAGCATCTGGGTCGATCGACCGGTCAAGAAACTGGCGGCTCACGCCGAACGCATCGCCGACGGCGATTTTTCCGGACCGGTGGAAAGCGACAGCCGGGATGAGTTCGGTCTGCTGGCCGGAGCCCTGGAGAAAATGCGCGGCCAGCTGGCCAGCGCCCGCACCGCCGACCAGGCCCGTCTCGACGCCCTGGAGAAACTGCGCCATACCGAACGACTGGCGACCCTCGGGCGGCTCTCGGCCGGCATGGCGCACGAACTCGGAACCCCGCTCAACGTCATCGCCGGGCGCGCCAAGCTGTTGAGCCGCGACGGTCTGACCGCCGAGGAGGTCCAGCGCAACGCCCGGATCATCGGCGACCAGGCGCAGCGCATGACCCTGATCATGCGTCAGCTGCTCGATTTCGCCCGCCGCGGCGAATTACGCAAGCATCCGCTGGAGTTGTCCGGGCTGGCGACCACGGTCATCAACCTGGTTCATCCGGCGGCGGAAAAACAGGGCGTCGAACTGCAGCTCGACATACGACAGCCCGATGTCCGGGCCGCGGCCGATGCCGGCCAGCTGCAGCAGGTGCTGATCAACCTGAGCATGAACGGCATCCAGGCCATGCCGGAAGGCGGCGTTCTGGTGCTGCGCGTCGACCGGCCGCGGGAGGTTTCCCCCCCGGCGGAAGTCGACCACCCCGGTCCCTGGGTCAGCCTTGCGGTCAGTGACCAGGGGACCGGTATTGACGAAAAGAACCTGCAGCAGCTTTTTGATCCTTTCTTTACGACCAAGGAAATCGGCCAGGGAACCGGCCTCGGGCTCTCGATCGCCTGGGGGATCGCCCGCGATCACGGCGGCTGGATCGGTGTCGAAAGTACGCTCGGAAAGGGCAGCTGCTTCACTCTTTACCTTCCCGAATACCAGGAGCAAGAGGCATGA